The Prunus persica cultivar Lovell chromosome G7, Prunus_persica_NCBIv2, whole genome shotgun sequence genome has a segment encoding these proteins:
- the LOC18771799 gene encoding uncharacterized protein LOC18771799, whose translation MSVPTAAPTVAFTTPPNYAARLAHLLALKGFNPISSPTLIVQPTPSTISALKPYLSPPPSLDLFSAIAFPSRTAITSLSAAAADISHPLLSPHGDAFIIAALGKDAELMDDNFVHKLCSNTNRVRILVPPTATPSGLVEALGDGRNRRVLCPVPVVVGLVEPPVVPDFLRDLEAKRWVPVRVNAYETRWAGPGCAKQVVERIEEGALDAMVFTSTAEVEGLLKSFKEFGLDWEIAKKRCPKMLVAAHGPITAAGAHMLGVRVDLVSSQFDSFQGVVDALHTEISRLS comes from the coding sequence ATGAGCGTGCCCACAGCCGCACCCACAGTTGCCTTCACCACCCCTCCAAACTACGCCGCCAGGCTGGCCCACCTCCTCGCCCTCAAAGGATTCAACCCTATCTCCTCTCCCACGCTCATCGTCCAGCCCACCCCATCCACCATCTCCGCTCTCAAACCCTACCTCTCGCCACCCCCTTCCCTCGACCTCTTCTCCGCCATCGCCTTCCCTTCACGCACCGCAATCACCTCCCTTTCCGCGGCCGCCGCCGACATCAGTCACCCTCTCCTGTCGCCGCATGGCGATGCATTCATTATCGCCGCGCTGGGCAAGGACGCCGAGCTCATGGACGACAACTTCGTCCATAAGCTCTGTTCAAATACTAACCGGGTTAGAATTTTAGTCCCTCCGACTGCGACTCCGAGCGGCTTAGTTGAAGCGCTAGGAGACGGACGCAATCGGAGGGTGTTGTGTCCAGTCCCGGTCGTGGTGGGACTGGTTGAGCCTCCTGTGGTCCCGGATTTTCTCCGAGACTTGGAGGCCAAGCGTTGGGTTCCGGTTAGGGTTAATGCGTACGAGACGCGGTGGGCCGGGCCGGGGTGCGCTAAGCAAGTGGTGGAGAGGATTGAGGAGGGAGCGTTGGATGCGATGGTGTTCACGAGCACTGCGGAGGTGGAGGGCTTACTGAAGAGCTTCAAAGAGTTTGGGCTGGATTGGGAGATTGCCAAGAAGAGGTGTCCCAAGATGTTGGTTGCGGCCCACGGGCCCATCACGGCGGCTGGGGCCCACATGCTTGGGGTTAGAGTTGATTTGGTGAGCTCTCAATTTGATAGCTTTCAAGGCGTCGTTGATGCTTTACACACTGAGATTTCAAGGCTGAGTTAG
- the LOC18771645 gene encoding dicer-like protein 4 isoform X1, translated as MDDAGSTSSPSDQGASSGADDVLVESGAGALKSDKDPRKVARKYQLELCKRALEENIIVYLGTGCGKTHIAVLLIYELGHLIRKPEKNKCIFLAPTVALVQQQARVIEDSLDFKVGIYCGSSNQFKNHQDWEKEMEQYEVLVMTPEILLRNLYHCFIKMESIALLIFDECHHAQVQSNHPYAEIMKLFYKTDDTKLPRIFGMTASPVVGKGASSQANLSKSINSLESLLDAKVYSVEDKEELYHFVSSPVITVYNYGPVIRNTSSHYTSYCTKLEQIKRQCIEELSKKTNDYQSVRSAKKLLNRMHDSILFCLESLGLWGALKASHILLNGDHFERNELMEEEGNNGDDTACVNYLTRADDILATDCLRDAIAADLSCVEILKEPFFSRKLLRLIGILSSFRLQQNMKCIIFVNRVVTASSLSYILQRLKFLASWKCDFLVGVHSRLMSMSRKKMNIILDKFRSGELNLLIATKVGEEGLDIQTCCLVIRFDLPETVASFIQSRGRARMPQSEYAFLVNSGNQKELDLIEKFRKDEDKMNMEIAFRTSSDTFIGSEDRIYKVDSSGASISSGYSISLLHQYCSKLPHDEYFDPNPKFFFLDDLGGTICHIILPSNAPIHQIVSTQQSSMEDAKKDACLKAIEELHKLGALSDYLLPQQSNPNVEELMLDSSDSDSTEDEDSRAELHEMLVPAALKEPWSNSEDHVSLSSYYLKFNPVPEDRIYKSFGLFVKAPLPVEAESMELDLHLAHSRSVMTELVPSGFAEFGKDEILLAQNFQEMFLKLVLDRTEFVSEFVPLGKHDFSRSSSSTFYLLLPVTLGNNYKIASIDWRTIKKCLSSPVFRAPGDALGRKSHPSDIRLASGYKSISDVKNSLVYAPYKSTFYFITDVVQERNAYSPYKDSGTLSYVDHLIKKFHIHLKYPEQQLLHAKPLFCLHNLLHNRKQEDSGPQQLDEYFIDLPPELCELKVLAFSKDIGSSISLLPSIMHRLENLLVAIELKHVLSVSFPEGAEVTAERVLEALTTEKCQERFSLERLEILGDAFLKFAVGRHFFLLHDSLDEGGLTRKRSNVVNNSNLFKLATRSNLQVYIRDQSFEPSQFFALGRPCPRICGKETIGAIDSQGLCSVVNHTNSSEVRCSKGHHWLYKKTIADVVESLIGAFVVDSGFKAATAFLRWIGIQVDFEPSQVTEVCIASTRYIPLSACMDIAALENSLGYQFVHKGLLLQAFVHPSYNKHGGGCYQRLEFLGDAVLDYLITSYLYSVYPKLKPGQLTDLRSVSVNNKAFANVAVDRSFHKFLICDSGSLSEAIKVYVDFIDTPASERGLLDGPKCPKSLGDLVESCLGAILLDTGFNLNRVWEIMLSFLKPIMSFSSLQLSPIRELRELCQAHTWDLRFLPSKKGKTYSIQATVEGNNVRATASSTSLNKKDAIRICAKLIFAELKAQGNIPKTKSLEEVLKSSSEMEAKLIGYDETPIDVVLPDVIGFDKLNVQEPCRRNFNSKMHIKEERNGDSSCIKPVLQPPPSFEAVKIQPSETRGNPSCDANSQAKENLPGGSHKATARARLYEICAANYWEPPLFECCNEEGPSHLKLFTFKVVVKIEEAPDMILECFGSPHGNKKAAAEHAAEGALWYLRNGGYISSSD; from the exons ATGGACGACGCTGGTTCTACTTCTTCACCGTCTGATCAGGGTGCCTCTTCTGGGGCTGATGATGTTCTGGTTGAATCGGGTGCTGGAGCTCTGAAGTCAGACAAGGACCCGAGGAAGGTCGCCAGAAA gTATCAATTGGAGCTATGCAAGAGAGCTTTAGAGGAGAATATAATTGTGTATCTAGGGACTGGTTGTGGGAAGACCCACATAGCGGTCTTGCTTATATACGAGTTGGGCCACTTGATACGCAAACCTGAAAAGAACAAATGCATATTTCTTGCGCCCACAGTGGCTCTGGTTCAACAG CAAGCCAGGGTTATAGAAGATTCCCTTGATTTCAAGGTTGGGATCTATTGTGGAAGCTCTAACCAATTTAAGAATCATCAAGATTGGGAGAAAGAGATGGAACAATATGAG GTTCTTGTTATGACCCCTGAAATACTGCTACGTAACTTATATCACTGTTTCATTAAGATGGAGTCAATTGCATTGTTGATTTTTGATGAGTGTCATCATGCTCAAGTCCAAAGCAACCATCCCTATGCAGAAATTATGAAA TTGTTCTACAAAACTGATGACACCAAACTTCCCCGTATATTTGGCATGACTGCGTCTCCAGTTGTAGGGAAAG GTGCTTCGAGTCAAGCAAATTTATCAAAAAGCATCAATAGTCTTGAAAGTTTACTTGATGCTAAG GTTTATTCAGTTGAAGATAAGGAAGAATTATATCATTTTGTCTCTTCTCCTGTTATCACGGTGTACAATTATGGTCCTGTTATAAGGAACACATCCAGTCACTATACCTCTTATTGTACTAAGCTTGAGCAGATCAAACGGCAG TGTATAGAAGAACTTAGTAAGAAGACGAATGACTACCAAAGTGTAAGAAGTGCAAAGAAACTGTTGAACAGAATGCATGATAGTATACTATTTTGCTTGGAAAGTCTTGGCCTTTGGGGAGCATTGAAA GCTAGTCATATTCTTTTGAATGGCGATCACTTTGAACGGAATGAACTAATGGAGGAGGAAGGAAATAATGGTGATGATACTGCATGTGTTAATTATCTGACTCGGGCTGACGATATCCTTGCTACTGACTGTTTGAGAG ATGCCATTGCAGCTGATCTATCTTGTGTAGAGATTTTAAAGGAACCATTTTTCTCAAGAAAGCTCTTACGTCTGATTGGAATTCTTTCATCCTTCAG gTTGCAACAAAATATGAAATGCATAATTTTTGTAAATAGGGTTGTTACTGCGAGTTCCTTGTCATACATACTACAACGCCTAAAGTTTCTTGCATCTTGGAAGTGTGATTTCCTTGTAGGAGTCCACTCTAGATTGATGAGTATgtcaaggaagaagatgaacatcATTCTTGATAAGTTCAGATCTGGAGAG TTGAATCTATTGATTGCAACTAAAGTTGGTGAAGAAGGACTAGATATTCAGACTTGCTGCCTTGTGATACGATTTGATCTTCCAGAAACTGTTGCTAGCTTTATACAATCACGAGGTCGTGCGCGGATGCCTCAATCTGAATATGCATTTTTGGTAAACAG TGGCAACCAGAAGGAGTTAGATTTAATAGAAAAGTTCAGAAAAGATGAAGATAAAATGAACATGGAAATTGCTTTCAGAACATCCAGCGATACATTTATTGGTTCAGAGGATAGGATTTATAAAGTCGATTCATCTGGTGCTTCCATCAGTTCCGGATATAGCATCTCATTATTACACCAGTACTGCTCAAAGCTTCCACATGATGA GTACTTTGACCCCAATccaaaattcttttttcttgatgaTTTAGGGGGAACCATTTGTCATATAATTTTACCTTCCAATGCTCCAATTCATCAAATTGTCAGTACACAACAATCTTCAATGGAAGATGCCAAAAAGGATGCTTGTCTAAAAGCCATCGAAGAATTGCATAAATTGGGTGCCTTAAGTGACTATCTCTTACCACAGCAAAGCAATCCAAATGTGGAGGAGTTGATGCTAGACTCTTCTGATTCTGACAGTACCGAAG ATGAGGATTCACGAGCAGAACTGCATGAGATGCTAGTTCCTGCTGCTCTAAAAGAGCCATGGAGTAATTCGGAGGATCATGTTTCCCTCAGCTCGTATTATCTAAAATTTAACCCTGTTCCTGAAGATAGGATCTATAAAAGCTTCGGGCTATTTGTCAAGGCACCCCTCCCAGTAGAAGCTGAATCGATGGAACTTGATCTTCATCTGGCTCATAGTAGATCTGTTATGACTGAGTTAGTTCCATCTGGATTTGCAGAATTTGGCAAAGATGAG ATATTGCTGgcacaaaattttcaagaaatGTTCCTCAAGCTTGTTCTTGACCGGACAGAATTTGTTTCTGAGTTTGTTCCATTGGGAAAGCATGATTTTAGTCGATCAAGCTCATCAACATTCTACCTGTTGCTTCCTGTGACTTTGGGTAACAATTATAAGATAGCAAGCATAGATTGGAGGACTATCAAAAAATGTTTATCATCTCCAGTTTTCAGGGCTCCAGGAGATGCTTTGGGCAGGAAAAGTCATCCTTCGGATATACGACTTGCATCAGGTTACAAAAGCATAAGTGATGTTAAGAATAGTTTAGTCTATGCCCCATATAAGAGTACATTTTATTTCATCACTGATGTTGTTCAAGAAAGGAATGCCTACAGCCCATATAAAGACTCAGGCACTTTAAGCTATGTGGatcatttaattaaaaa GTTTCACATTCATCTTAAATACCCTGAGCAACAGCTTCTGCACGCCAAACCACTTTTCTGTTTGCATAATTTGCTACACAACCGAAAGCAAGAAGATTCAG GACCTCAACAACTAGATGAGTATTTTATTGACTTGCCTCCTGAGCTTTGCGAGTTGAAGGTATTAGCCTTTTCAAAAGATATCGGGAGTTCAATATCTTTGTTACCATCAATCATGCACCGTCTAGAAAACTTGCTTGTTGCCATCGAACTGAAGCATGTATTATCTGTTTCTTTCCCGGAGGGAGCTGAGGTTACTGCTGAGAGA GTTCTAGAAGCACTCACAACAGAGAAGTGCCAGGAGCGATTTTCCCTTGAAAGGCTTGAGATACTTGGTGATGCTTTCCTCAAGTTTGCAGTTGGACGacactttttccttttgcacGATTCCCTTGATGAAGGTGGACTAACAAGGAAACGTTCTAATGTGGTAAACAATTCCAATTTATTCAAGCTAGCCACAAGAAGCAACTTGCAg GTATACATACGGGATCAGTCATTTGAACCCTCTCAGTTCTTTGCTTTAGGCCGTCCTTGCCCAAGAATTTGTGGGAAGGAGACAATAGGAGCTATTGATTCTCAAGGTTTATGTAGTGTTGTAAATCACACAAATTCTAGTGAGGTCAGATGTAGTAAGGGTCACCATTGGTTGTATAAGAAAACCATTGCTGATGTTGTTGAATCCCTCATTGGAGCATTCGTAGTTGACAGTGGCTTTAAAGCTGCAACTGCATTTCTTAGATGGATTGGCATACAAGTAGACTTTGAACCATCACAAGTTACCGAAGTATGCATAGCAAGCACTAGATACATCCCACTATCTGCTTGCATGGACATTGCTGCCCTTGAAAATTCATTAGGGTATCAGTTTGTCCACAAAGGTTTGCTCTTACAGGCATTTGTACATCCTTCTTACAACAAGCATGGAGGAGGCTGCTATCAG AGATTGGAGTTTCTTGGAGATGCCGTCTTGGATTACTTGATCACCTCATACCTGTATTCAGTTTATCCAAAGTTGAAGCCTGGTCAATTGACAGATTTGAGATCAGTATCTGTGAATAATAAAGCCTTTGCTAATGTTGCAGTAGATCGGTCCTTCCACAAATTTCTAATCTGTGATTCTGGTAGCCTTTCAGAGGCTATAAAAGTTTATGTGGACTTCATCGACACCCCTGCATCAGAAAGGGGTCTTCTTGATGGGCCAAAATGTCCAAAG TCTCTGGGCGACTTGGTGGAGTCCTGTCTGGGTGCAATTCTTCTTGATACAGGGTTCAATTTGAACCGTGTTTGGGAGATAATGCTATCCTTTCTGAAACCAATCATGAGCTTTTCCAGCTTGCAGCTTAGTCCTATTAGGGAACTACGGGAACTTTGCCAAGCTCATACATGGGATCTTCGGTTTTTACCATCAAAGAAGGGTAAAACATATTCAATTCAGGCAACAGTGGAAGGGAATAATGTTCGTGCAACTGCTTCCTCGACTAGCTTGAACAAAAAGGATGCTATTAGAATTTGTGCAAAACTGATTTTCGCCGAGTTGAAG GCTCAAGGAAATATACCCAAGACAAAATCTTTGGAGGAAGTCTTAAAGTCAAGCAGTGAGATGGAAGCTAAACTTATCGGATATGACGAGACACCAATAGATGTTGTGCTTCCTGATGTGATTGGATTTGACAAATTAAATGTACAAGAACCTTGccgaagaaattttaattcCAAAATGCAtatcaaagaagaaagaaatggtGACTCCTCCTGCATTAAACCTGTACTGCAACCCCCACCTTCATTTGAAGCAGTCAAAATACAACCAAGTGAGACCAGGGGAAATCCCAGCTGTGATGCTAACTCACAAGCCAAAG AAAATCTTCCAGGCGGATCACACAAAGCAACAGCAAGAGCTCGTTTGTATGAAATCTGTGCTGCAAACTATTGGGAACCACCTTTGTTTGAATGCTGCAATGAAGAAGGACCAAGCCACTTAAAATT GTTCACCTTCAAGGTTGTAGTAAAGATAGAAGAAGCTCCAGATATGATATTAGAGTGTTTTGGATCACCTCATGGGAACAAGAAGGCAGCAGCAGAGCATGCAGCAGAAGGGGCACTTTGGTACTTGAGAAACGGAGGGTATATAAGTAGTAGCGACTAA
- the LOC18771645 gene encoding dicer-like protein 4 isoform X2 — MDDAGSTSSPSDQGASSGADDVLVESGAGALKSDKDPRKVARKYQLELCKRALEENIIVYLGTGCGKTHIAVLLIYELGHLIRKPEKNKCIFLAPTVALVQQQARVIEDSLDFKVGIYCGSSNQFKNHQDWEKEMEQYEVLVMTPEILLRNLYHCFIKMESIALLIFDECHHAQVQSNHPYAEIMKLFYKTDDTKLPRIFGMTASPVVGKGASSQANLSKSINSLESLLDAKVYSVEDKEELYHFVSSPVITVYNYGPVIRNTSSHYTSYCTKLEQIKRQCIEELSKKTNDYQSVRSAKKLLNRMHDSILFCLESLGLWGALKASHILLNGDHFERNELMEEEGNNGDDTACVNYLTRADDILATDCLRDAIAADLSCVEILKEPFFSRKLLRLIGILSSFRLQQNMKCIIFVNRVVTASSLSYILQRLKFLASWKCDFLVGVHSRLMSMSRKKMNIILDKFRSGELNLLIATKVGEEGLDIQTCCLVIRFDLPETVASFIQSRGRARMPQSEYAFLVNSGNQKELDLIEKFRKDEDKMNMEIAFRTSSDTFIGSEDRIYKVDSSGASISSGYSISLLHQYCSKLPHDEYFDPNPKFFFLDDLGGTICHIILPSNAPIHQIVSTQQSSMEDAKKDACLKAIEELHKLGALSDYLLPQQSNPNVEELMLDSSDSDSTEDEDSRAELHEMLVPAALKEPWSNSEDHVSLSSYYLKFNPVPEDRIYKSFGLFVKAPLPVEAESMELDLHLAHSRSVMTELVPSGFAEFGKDEILLAQNFQEMFLKLVLDRTEFVSEFVPLGKHDFSRSSSSTFYLLLPVTLGNNYKIASIDWRTIKKCLSSPVFRAPGDALGRKSHPSDIRLASGYKSISDVKNSLVYAPYKSTFYFITDVVQERNAYSPYKDSGTLSYVDHLIKKFHIHLKYPEQQLLHAKPLFCLHNLLHNRKQEDSGPQQLDEYFIDLPPELCELKVLAFSKDIGSSISLLPSIMHRLENLLVAIELKHVLSVSFPEGAEVTAERVLEALTTEKCQERFSLERLEILGDAFLKFAVGRHFFLLHDSLDEGGLTRKRSNVVNNSNLFKLATRSNLQVYIRDQSFEPSQFFALGRPCPRICGKETIGAIDSQGLCSVVNHTNSSEVRCSKGHHWLYKKTIADVVESLIGAFVVDSGFKAATAFLRWIGIQVDFEPSQVTEVCIASTRYIPLSACMDIAALENSLGYQFVHKGLLLQAFVHPSYNKHGGGCYQRLEFLGDAVLDYLITSYLYSVYPKLKPGQLTDLRSVSVNNKAFANVAVDRSFHKFLICDSGSLSEAIKVYVDFIDTPASERGLLDGPKCPKSLGDLVESCLGAILLDTGFNLNRVWEIMLSFLKPIMSFSSLQLSPIRELRELCQAHTWDLRFLPSKKGKTYSIQATVEGNNVRATASSTSLNKKDAIRICAKLIFAELKAQGNIPKTKSLEEVLKSSSEMEAKLIGYDETPIDVVLPDVIGFDKLNVQEPCRRNFNSKMHIKEERNGDSSCIKPVLQPPPSFEAVKIQPSETRGNPSCDANSQAKGGSHKATARARLYEICAANYWEPPLFECCNEEGPSHLKLFTFKVVVKIEEAPDMILECFGSPHGNKKAAAEHAAEGALWYLRNGGYISSSD; from the exons ATGGACGACGCTGGTTCTACTTCTTCACCGTCTGATCAGGGTGCCTCTTCTGGGGCTGATGATGTTCTGGTTGAATCGGGTGCTGGAGCTCTGAAGTCAGACAAGGACCCGAGGAAGGTCGCCAGAAA gTATCAATTGGAGCTATGCAAGAGAGCTTTAGAGGAGAATATAATTGTGTATCTAGGGACTGGTTGTGGGAAGACCCACATAGCGGTCTTGCTTATATACGAGTTGGGCCACTTGATACGCAAACCTGAAAAGAACAAATGCATATTTCTTGCGCCCACAGTGGCTCTGGTTCAACAG CAAGCCAGGGTTATAGAAGATTCCCTTGATTTCAAGGTTGGGATCTATTGTGGAAGCTCTAACCAATTTAAGAATCATCAAGATTGGGAGAAAGAGATGGAACAATATGAG GTTCTTGTTATGACCCCTGAAATACTGCTACGTAACTTATATCACTGTTTCATTAAGATGGAGTCAATTGCATTGTTGATTTTTGATGAGTGTCATCATGCTCAAGTCCAAAGCAACCATCCCTATGCAGAAATTATGAAA TTGTTCTACAAAACTGATGACACCAAACTTCCCCGTATATTTGGCATGACTGCGTCTCCAGTTGTAGGGAAAG GTGCTTCGAGTCAAGCAAATTTATCAAAAAGCATCAATAGTCTTGAAAGTTTACTTGATGCTAAG GTTTATTCAGTTGAAGATAAGGAAGAATTATATCATTTTGTCTCTTCTCCTGTTATCACGGTGTACAATTATGGTCCTGTTATAAGGAACACATCCAGTCACTATACCTCTTATTGTACTAAGCTTGAGCAGATCAAACGGCAG TGTATAGAAGAACTTAGTAAGAAGACGAATGACTACCAAAGTGTAAGAAGTGCAAAGAAACTGTTGAACAGAATGCATGATAGTATACTATTTTGCTTGGAAAGTCTTGGCCTTTGGGGAGCATTGAAA GCTAGTCATATTCTTTTGAATGGCGATCACTTTGAACGGAATGAACTAATGGAGGAGGAAGGAAATAATGGTGATGATACTGCATGTGTTAATTATCTGACTCGGGCTGACGATATCCTTGCTACTGACTGTTTGAGAG ATGCCATTGCAGCTGATCTATCTTGTGTAGAGATTTTAAAGGAACCATTTTTCTCAAGAAAGCTCTTACGTCTGATTGGAATTCTTTCATCCTTCAG gTTGCAACAAAATATGAAATGCATAATTTTTGTAAATAGGGTTGTTACTGCGAGTTCCTTGTCATACATACTACAACGCCTAAAGTTTCTTGCATCTTGGAAGTGTGATTTCCTTGTAGGAGTCCACTCTAGATTGATGAGTATgtcaaggaagaagatgaacatcATTCTTGATAAGTTCAGATCTGGAGAG TTGAATCTATTGATTGCAACTAAAGTTGGTGAAGAAGGACTAGATATTCAGACTTGCTGCCTTGTGATACGATTTGATCTTCCAGAAACTGTTGCTAGCTTTATACAATCACGAGGTCGTGCGCGGATGCCTCAATCTGAATATGCATTTTTGGTAAACAG TGGCAACCAGAAGGAGTTAGATTTAATAGAAAAGTTCAGAAAAGATGAAGATAAAATGAACATGGAAATTGCTTTCAGAACATCCAGCGATACATTTATTGGTTCAGAGGATAGGATTTATAAAGTCGATTCATCTGGTGCTTCCATCAGTTCCGGATATAGCATCTCATTATTACACCAGTACTGCTCAAAGCTTCCACATGATGA GTACTTTGACCCCAATccaaaattcttttttcttgatgaTTTAGGGGGAACCATTTGTCATATAATTTTACCTTCCAATGCTCCAATTCATCAAATTGTCAGTACACAACAATCTTCAATGGAAGATGCCAAAAAGGATGCTTGTCTAAAAGCCATCGAAGAATTGCATAAATTGGGTGCCTTAAGTGACTATCTCTTACCACAGCAAAGCAATCCAAATGTGGAGGAGTTGATGCTAGACTCTTCTGATTCTGACAGTACCGAAG ATGAGGATTCACGAGCAGAACTGCATGAGATGCTAGTTCCTGCTGCTCTAAAAGAGCCATGGAGTAATTCGGAGGATCATGTTTCCCTCAGCTCGTATTATCTAAAATTTAACCCTGTTCCTGAAGATAGGATCTATAAAAGCTTCGGGCTATTTGTCAAGGCACCCCTCCCAGTAGAAGCTGAATCGATGGAACTTGATCTTCATCTGGCTCATAGTAGATCTGTTATGACTGAGTTAGTTCCATCTGGATTTGCAGAATTTGGCAAAGATGAG ATATTGCTGgcacaaaattttcaagaaatGTTCCTCAAGCTTGTTCTTGACCGGACAGAATTTGTTTCTGAGTTTGTTCCATTGGGAAAGCATGATTTTAGTCGATCAAGCTCATCAACATTCTACCTGTTGCTTCCTGTGACTTTGGGTAACAATTATAAGATAGCAAGCATAGATTGGAGGACTATCAAAAAATGTTTATCATCTCCAGTTTTCAGGGCTCCAGGAGATGCTTTGGGCAGGAAAAGTCATCCTTCGGATATACGACTTGCATCAGGTTACAAAAGCATAAGTGATGTTAAGAATAGTTTAGTCTATGCCCCATATAAGAGTACATTTTATTTCATCACTGATGTTGTTCAAGAAAGGAATGCCTACAGCCCATATAAAGACTCAGGCACTTTAAGCTATGTGGatcatttaattaaaaa GTTTCACATTCATCTTAAATACCCTGAGCAACAGCTTCTGCACGCCAAACCACTTTTCTGTTTGCATAATTTGCTACACAACCGAAAGCAAGAAGATTCAG GACCTCAACAACTAGATGAGTATTTTATTGACTTGCCTCCTGAGCTTTGCGAGTTGAAGGTATTAGCCTTTTCAAAAGATATCGGGAGTTCAATATCTTTGTTACCATCAATCATGCACCGTCTAGAAAACTTGCTTGTTGCCATCGAACTGAAGCATGTATTATCTGTTTCTTTCCCGGAGGGAGCTGAGGTTACTGCTGAGAGA GTTCTAGAAGCACTCACAACAGAGAAGTGCCAGGAGCGATTTTCCCTTGAAAGGCTTGAGATACTTGGTGATGCTTTCCTCAAGTTTGCAGTTGGACGacactttttccttttgcacGATTCCCTTGATGAAGGTGGACTAACAAGGAAACGTTCTAATGTGGTAAACAATTCCAATTTATTCAAGCTAGCCACAAGAAGCAACTTGCAg GTATACATACGGGATCAGTCATTTGAACCCTCTCAGTTCTTTGCTTTAGGCCGTCCTTGCCCAAGAATTTGTGGGAAGGAGACAATAGGAGCTATTGATTCTCAAGGTTTATGTAGTGTTGTAAATCACACAAATTCTAGTGAGGTCAGATGTAGTAAGGGTCACCATTGGTTGTATAAGAAAACCATTGCTGATGTTGTTGAATCCCTCATTGGAGCATTCGTAGTTGACAGTGGCTTTAAAGCTGCAACTGCATTTCTTAGATGGATTGGCATACAAGTAGACTTTGAACCATCACAAGTTACCGAAGTATGCATAGCAAGCACTAGATACATCCCACTATCTGCTTGCATGGACATTGCTGCCCTTGAAAATTCATTAGGGTATCAGTTTGTCCACAAAGGTTTGCTCTTACAGGCATTTGTACATCCTTCTTACAACAAGCATGGAGGAGGCTGCTATCAG AGATTGGAGTTTCTTGGAGATGCCGTCTTGGATTACTTGATCACCTCATACCTGTATTCAGTTTATCCAAAGTTGAAGCCTGGTCAATTGACAGATTTGAGATCAGTATCTGTGAATAATAAAGCCTTTGCTAATGTTGCAGTAGATCGGTCCTTCCACAAATTTCTAATCTGTGATTCTGGTAGCCTTTCAGAGGCTATAAAAGTTTATGTGGACTTCATCGACACCCCTGCATCAGAAAGGGGTCTTCTTGATGGGCCAAAATGTCCAAAG TCTCTGGGCGACTTGGTGGAGTCCTGTCTGGGTGCAATTCTTCTTGATACAGGGTTCAATTTGAACCGTGTTTGGGAGATAATGCTATCCTTTCTGAAACCAATCATGAGCTTTTCCAGCTTGCAGCTTAGTCCTATTAGGGAACTACGGGAACTTTGCCAAGCTCATACATGGGATCTTCGGTTTTTACCATCAAAGAAGGGTAAAACATATTCAATTCAGGCAACAGTGGAAGGGAATAATGTTCGTGCAACTGCTTCCTCGACTAGCTTGAACAAAAAGGATGCTATTAGAATTTGTGCAAAACTGATTTTCGCCGAGTTGAAG GCTCAAGGAAATATACCCAAGACAAAATCTTTGGAGGAAGTCTTAAAGTCAAGCAGTGAGATGGAAGCTAAACTTATCGGATATGACGAGACACCAATAGATGTTGTGCTTCCTGATGTGATTGGATTTGACAAATTAAATGTACAAGAACCTTGccgaagaaattttaattcCAAAATGCAtatcaaagaagaaagaaatggtGACTCCTCCTGCATTAAACCTGTACTGCAACCCCCACCTTCATTTGAAGCAGTCAAAATACAACCAAGTGAGACCAGGGGAAATCCCAGCTGTGATGCTAACTCACAAGCCAAAG GCGGATCACACAAAGCAACAGCAAGAGCTCGTTTGTATGAAATCTGTGCTGCAAACTATTGGGAACCACCTTTGTTTGAATGCTGCAATGAAGAAGGACCAAGCCACTTAAAATT GTTCACCTTCAAGGTTGTAGTAAAGATAGAAGAAGCTCCAGATATGATATTAGAGTGTTTTGGATCACCTCATGGGAACAAGAAGGCAGCAGCAGAGCATGCAGCAGAAGGGGCACTTTGGTACTTGAGAAACGGAGGGTATATAAGTAGTAGCGACTAA